A single region of the Streptomyces sp. NBC_01803 genome encodes:
- a CDS encoding GntR family transcriptional regulator — protein sequence MALPKYEQIAAELRGQIVRGKLAAGDPLPSVPEISDHWTVAKATAERAIGVLKVEGLVDTRQDRGTVVRSRTLLARTAGERYRTARETGFAYTAGEHADILAAEEVHAPEDVASALGIAPGDRVARRHRLRFDDDRPRSMSCSWFPVGILVHCPRLLVLERIREGTTRYIELQTGRKPHTGRDTWTARLATAEERELLRLEEPAAVAEIRHITFDATGEPLTYEVGVKPGGGWTRTEEYAM from the coding sequence GTGGCTCTGCCGAAATACGAACAGATCGCCGCTGAGTTACGCGGCCAGATCGTGCGGGGGAAGTTGGCCGCGGGTGATCCGCTGCCGTCCGTTCCGGAGATCTCGGATCACTGGACTGTCGCGAAGGCAACGGCTGAACGAGCTATTGGCGTGCTGAAGGTCGAGGGCCTGGTCGACACCCGGCAGGATCGCGGGACGGTCGTCAGGAGCCGCACGCTGCTGGCCCGCACGGCGGGCGAGCGGTACCGGACGGCGCGCGAGACGGGCTTCGCGTACACCGCGGGCGAGCACGCCGACATACTGGCCGCCGAGGAGGTGCACGCCCCGGAGGACGTGGCCTCGGCGCTGGGCATCGCGCCCGGCGACCGCGTGGCGCGGCGGCACCGGCTGCGGTTCGACGACGACCGGCCGCGGTCGATGTCCTGCTCCTGGTTCCCGGTCGGCATCCTGGTGCACTGCCCGCGCCTGCTGGTGCTGGAACGGATTCGCGAAGGGACGACGCGCTACATCGAGTTGCAGACGGGAAGGAAGCCGCACACGGGCCGCGACACCTGGACGGCACGGCTGGCGACGGCGGAGGAACGGGAGTTGCTCCGGTTGGAAGAACCCGCGGCCGTGGCCGAAATACGTCACATCACGTTCGACGCGACCGGCGAACCGCTCACCTACGAGGTCGGGGTGAAGCCCGGCGGGGGCTGGACGCGGACCGAGGAGTACGCGATGTGA
- a CDS encoding WD40 repeat domain-containing protein encodes MTTTDLLRLLDSRPSEAGWRELCGLLERLDERRLAAVTSRVLCWPGGQRPMPDHWWAQWVAGDIRPYHALAGTRRLGRLDNVETGTVPVPAEVDFADELVNELLDELLHDTGYFASRGGTDADGAGGIDGAHGGRDGYFYNGASAVGAPPGLRWLALAAAAEWHHNGGDIVRWDTTRDAPLQWYLGGGEYHDEAYDLHVSPDGRTVVTAVEGRWHAWSARTGEPLWEIGPAPEKDVCLSRDDLVRFAFSGDGQRLAVGTGSSDLVAVLDAATGRMLLRVPEVRDAFGPVALDWRGRLLAHAGPAGRVVLRDVATGAVLATAETGLTSVGALAVAPDGSGLFAVGGAVGGSPEGAGLATAARPAARLFALREEAGELTVNPGGFLRPTGFTEGLDADSPTAAVTTRAIWTAAGPFAFIGADFGSVLFNGRGQTLWADPASALAAFTPDGRALVVVQEEIDAWFLDGLALPDDAAPPPALDCPGEVLLTGLPATLVGDGDSGGGDSGGDSDASGELPCSHWSVTVAAISDDARALAFCAKLDRGSADRPHVLCRWPDADAPAAVSLLPAVEGAAYLADVLFAPGGDVVARALLGDEPCLVLTDVTTGRTRWHHPLPPAAPHGRDRLRLAFSADGSRLALTSHTLGRVVVLDSGTGETICVVTEPARYAEHWRRLRVDMAALDATGERVAFGARDGLSRVTVRDVATGKTLLRAEPARLRQTTGLAFAPDGTRLAVAGSTDDGHAALWTLPLTGDGEVPPVMPRIAVRDLSMHDQPDGTLVWSAGADGPRAYFPGSHGWGAVWDAATGAILAHMPFGRADGGVALAPDGRALVTVTQYGARRWPL; translated from the coding sequence GTGACCACCACCGATCTGCTCCGTCTCCTCGACTCCCGTCCCAGCGAAGCCGGTTGGCGGGAGCTGTGCGGCCTGCTCGAACGGCTCGACGAGCGGCGGCTCGCCGCCGTCACTTCCCGCGTGCTGTGCTGGCCGGGCGGCCAGCGACCGATGCCCGACCACTGGTGGGCCCAGTGGGTGGCCGGTGACATCCGCCCCTACCACGCCCTGGCCGGTACCCGCCGCCTCGGACGGCTCGACAACGTGGAGACCGGGACCGTGCCGGTGCCCGCCGAAGTCGACTTCGCGGACGAGCTCGTCAACGAGCTGCTGGACGAACTTCTGCATGACACGGGGTACTTCGCCTCGCGGGGCGGCACCGACGCCGACGGAGCCGGTGGCATCGACGGCGCCCACGGCGGCCGGGACGGGTACTTCTACAACGGCGCCAGCGCCGTCGGCGCCCCGCCCGGCCTGCGCTGGCTGGCCCTGGCCGCCGCCGCCGAATGGCACCACAACGGCGGCGACATCGTCCGCTGGGACACCACCCGCGACGCTCCGCTCCAGTGGTATCTCGGCGGCGGGGAGTACCACGACGAGGCGTACGACCTGCACGTCAGCCCGGACGGCCGGACGGTGGTGACGGCCGTGGAGGGGCGCTGGCACGCCTGGTCGGCGCGGACCGGCGAGCCGCTGTGGGAGATCGGCCCGGCGCCGGAGAAGGATGTCTGTCTCAGCCGGGACGACCTCGTGCGGTTCGCGTTCTCCGGGGACGGACAGCGGCTGGCCGTGGGGACCGGCAGCTCCGACCTGGTCGCCGTACTGGACGCGGCGACGGGCCGGATGCTGCTGCGCGTGCCCGAAGTGCGCGACGCCTTCGGGCCGGTGGCCCTCGACTGGCGCGGGCGGCTGCTCGCGCACGCGGGACCGGCCGGGCGGGTCGTGCTGCGGGACGTGGCCACCGGCGCCGTGCTGGCCACCGCCGAGACCGGGCTCACCTCGGTGGGCGCGCTGGCCGTCGCGCCGGACGGCAGCGGCCTGTTCGCGGTGGGTGGCGCGGTCGGCGGCTCCCCCGAGGGGGCCGGTCTGGCCACGGCGGCCAGACCGGCCGCGCGGCTGTTCGCACTGCGCGAGGAGGCCGGTGAACTCACCGTCAATCCGGGGGGGTTCCTGCGGCCCACCGGATTCACCGAGGGCCTCGACGCCGACTCGCCCACCGCCGCCGTCACCACCCGGGCGATCTGGACGGCGGCAGGCCCGTTCGCCTTCATCGGCGCCGACTTCGGCTCCGTGCTCTTCAACGGCCGGGGCCAGACGCTGTGGGCCGACCCGGCGAGCGCGCTCGCCGCGTTCACGCCGGACGGCCGGGCCCTGGTCGTCGTGCAGGAGGAGATCGACGCCTGGTTCCTGGACGGGCTGGCGCTGCCCGACGACGCCGCGCCGCCGCCCGCGCTGGACTGCCCGGGGGAGGTGCTGCTCACCGGTCTGCCCGCGACCCTGGTCGGCGACGGGGACAGCGGCGGCGGGGACAGCGGCGGGGACAGCGACGCCAGCGGCGAACTCCCCTGCTCCCACTGGTCGGTGACCGTGGCCGCCATCTCCGACGACGCCCGCGCCCTGGCGTTCTGCGCGAAGCTCGACCGCGGCTCGGCCGACCGTCCGCACGTGCTGTGCCGCTGGCCGGACGCGGACGCGCCCGCCGCCGTCTCGCTGCTGCCCGCCGTCGAGGGCGCCGCCTACCTCGCCGATGTCCTCTTCGCCCCGGGCGGCGATGTCGTGGCCCGCGCGCTGCTCGGGGACGAGCCGTGCCTCGTCCTCACCGACGTGACCACCGGCCGCACCCGCTGGCACCATCCGCTGCCGCCCGCCGCGCCGCACGGCCGCGACCGGCTGCGGCTCGCGTTCAGCGCCGACGGCTCACGGCTCGCGCTGACCTCGCACACCCTGGGCCGGGTCGTCGTCCTCGACTCCGGGACAGGAGAAACGATCTGCGTGGTGACCGAGCCCGCCCGGTACGCGGAGCACTGGCGCCGGCTGCGCGTCGACATGGCGGCCCTGGACGCCACCGGCGAGCGCGTCGCGTTCGGCGCCCGCGACGGACTCAGCCGCGTCACCGTCCGCGACGTGGCCACCGGCAAGACGCTACTGCGGGCCGAGCCCGCGCGGCTGCGGCAGACCACCGGGCTGGCGTTCGCCCCGGACGGCACGCGGCTCGCCGTCGCCGGCTCCACGGACGACGGGCACGCCGCGCTGTGGACGCTGCCGCTGACCGGGGACGGGGAGGTCCCGCCGGTCATGCCCCGGATCGCGGTCCGGGATCTGTCGATGCACGATCAGCCAGACGGCACGCTGGTGTGGTCGGCGGGGGCCGACGGGCCCAGGGCGTACTTCCCCGGCAGCCACGGCTGGGGCGCGGTCTGGGACGCGGCGACGGGCGCGATCCTGGCGCACATGCCGTTCGGCCGGGCCGACGGCGGGGTGGCGCTCGCGCCGGACGGGCGGGCGCTGGTCACGGTGACGCAGTACGGGGCGCGGCGGTGGCCGCTGTAG